A window from Sinorhizobium fredii encodes these proteins:
- the bamA gene encoding outer membrane protein assembly factor BamA has translation MKAGSRFLNAVSAFALSASMVATGTGAALVASASVAQAAVINRVEVRGATRVSPETVRANITIVPGKSFSNADIDASVKRLYATGYFSDVSISISGGTLVVNVSENQLVNQVVFNGNRKIKDDKLQGVVRTQPLGPYSEATVETDIQAIKDAYAAIGRSDVTVTTQVVPIAEGRVNLAFVINEGERTKITQINFVGNEAYSDGRLQSVIATKESGIFSFLTRKDVYNPDKLRADEELLRQFYYNRGYADFNIISSEATLNEATNEYTVTITVEEGPRYDFGAINVESTVEGINAEELKGLLQSHEGSVYKAKDIQDTMSAISKRVASAGYPFARVTPRGNRDLANHTIAVDYLVDQGERAYVERIEIRGNTRTRDYVIRREFDVGEGDAFNQEMIARAKRRLEALGYFSSVNITTQPGSAADRVIVVVDVQDQSTGSFGIGAGYAAGSGGGFLVEASIEEKNFLGRGQYIRLAAGKGEDSQTYNVSFTEPYFLGYRLAAGFDLFKNEHDYDDDNYSYNDQGFSLRVTAPITENLSTTLRYNYTELEYFGDQDELSSPYDRVVEDSPWTRSSVSQSVTYNTLDDAQLPHEGILASVTQEFAGLGGTSDFYKLTGKAKWYYTVNDEADIIASLAGSAGHLFKTSGSMEVFDQFQLGSNDIRGFERNGIGPRVNNGDALGGTTYFTASAEASFPLPGIPRDSGFRGAFFVDAGTLYGNDVELTGAGEFARGTDASLRASVGVSLIWASPFGPLRVDYAVPVAKEDFDEIQNFKFGINSSF, from the coding sequence ATGAAAGCTGGTTCAAGGTTTTTGAACGCGGTGTCGGCGTTTGCGCTGTCGGCAAGCATGGTTGCGACAGGAACCGGTGCGGCACTGGTTGCGAGCGCGTCGGTCGCCCAGGCCGCGGTCATCAATCGTGTTGAAGTCCGTGGCGCCACGCGCGTCAGCCCGGAAACCGTTCGCGCGAACATCACGATCGTCCCCGGCAAGAGCTTCAGCAATGCGGATATCGACGCTTCGGTGAAGCGGCTCTACGCAACCGGCTATTTCTCCGACGTCAGCATCAGCATCTCCGGCGGCACGCTCGTCGTGAATGTCAGCGAGAATCAGCTCGTCAACCAGGTCGTCTTCAACGGCAACCGCAAGATCAAGGACGACAAGCTGCAGGGCGTGGTTCGCACGCAGCCGCTCGGTCCCTACAGCGAGGCGACCGTCGAGACTGATATCCAGGCCATCAAGGATGCCTATGCCGCCATCGGCCGCAGCGACGTGACGGTGACGACGCAGGTCGTGCCGATCGCCGAAGGCCGCGTCAACCTTGCCTTCGTCATCAACGAGGGCGAGCGCACCAAGATCACGCAGATCAATTTCGTCGGCAACGAGGCCTACAGCGACGGCCGCCTGCAGTCGGTGATTGCCACCAAGGAATCCGGGATCTTCTCGTTCCTGACTCGCAAGGACGTCTACAACCCCGACAAGCTGCGTGCCGACGAAGAGCTGCTGCGGCAATTCTACTACAATCGCGGTTATGCCGACTTCAACATCATCTCGTCCGAAGCAACGCTCAACGAGGCGACCAACGAATATACGGTGACGATCACTGTCGAAGAAGGTCCGCGCTACGACTTCGGTGCCATCAACGTCGAGTCGACGGTTGAGGGCATCAATGCGGAGGAGCTGAAAGGCCTCCTGCAGAGCCATGAAGGCTCCGTCTACAAGGCCAAGGACATCCAGGACACGATGAGCGCGATCTCCAAGCGTGTCGCCTCGGCGGGCTATCCGTTCGCCCGCGTGACGCCGCGCGGCAATCGCGATCTCGCCAATCACACGATTGCCGTCGACTATCTCGTCGACCAGGGCGAGCGCGCCTATGTCGAGCGCATCGAGATCCGCGGCAATACGCGTACGCGCGACTACGTCATCCGCCGCGAATTCGATGTCGGCGAAGGCGACGCCTTCAACCAGGAAATGATCGCCCGCGCCAAGCGCCGGCTCGAGGCCCTCGGCTACTTCTCGTCGGTCAACATCACCACCCAGCCGGGCAGTGCGGCTGACCGCGTCATCGTCGTCGTCGACGTGCAGGACCAGTCGACCGGTTCGTTCGGCATCGGCGCCGGCTATGCCGCCGGCAGCGGCGGCGGCTTCCTCGTCGAAGCCTCGATCGAAGAGAAGAACTTCCTCGGACGCGGTCAATATATCCGTCTGGCCGCCGGCAAGGGCGAAGACAGCCAGACCTACAATGTCTCGTTCACCGAGCCTTACTTCCTCGGCTATCGCCTGGCCGCAGGTTTTGACCTCTTCAAGAACGAGCACGACTACGACGACGACAACTACAGCTACAACGATCAGGGCTTCAGCCTGCGCGTCACCGCGCCGATCACCGAGAACCTGTCGACGACGCTGCGTTACAACTACACGGAGCTCGAATATTTCGGCGATCAGGACGAGCTGTCGTCGCCCTATGACCGCGTGGTCGAGGACAGCCCGTGGACACGTTCGTCGGTATCGCAGTCGGTCACCTACAACACGCTGGACGATGCGCAGTTGCCGCACGAGGGTATCCTCGCGTCGGTGACGCAGGAGTTCGCCGGCCTCGGCGGCACGTCCGACTTCTACAAGCTCACGGGTAAGGCCAAGTGGTACTACACGGTGAACGACGAGGCGGACATCATCGCTTCACTCGCCGGCAGCGCCGGGCACCTCTTCAAGACCTCCGGCTCGATGGAAGTCTTCGACCAGTTCCAGCTGGGCAGCAACGACATCCGCGGCTTCGAACGCAATGGCATCGGTCCGCGCGTCAACAATGGCGACGCGCTCGGCGGCACCACCTATTTCACCGCCTCGGCCGAAGCCTCGTTCCCGCTGCCGGGCATTCCGCGTGACAGCGGCTTCCGTGGCGCCTTCTTCGTCGATGCCGGTACGCTCTATGGCAACGATGTGGAACTGACGGGTGCGGGCGAGTTCGCCCGCGGTACGGACGCCTCGCTGCGCGCTTCCGTCGGCGTCAGCCTGATCTGGGCTTCGCCGTTCGGACCGCTGCGTGTCGACTACGCAGTGCCGGTTGCAAAGGAAGACTTCGACGAGATCCAGAACTTCAAGTTTGGTATCAACTCGTCGTTCTGA
- the lpxD gene encoding UDP-3-O-(3-hydroxymyristoyl)glucosamine N-acyltransferase — protein MEQNWFFPPHQGIRLGDLADRLGAELSDAGAADRTIHTVAPVYRAKSGDICYMLSRKSRDEFESCQASAIICDKAVASIVPGHIPVLLTQKPHTAFALAGALLHGEALRPSFNTSGRGIAPGAFVDPTARLEPGVEIEPTAVVGAGAEIGSGTRIAAGAVIGPRVRIGRDCTISAGASILCALIGNNVIIHPGARIGQDGFGYAPGPKGGMIKIVQVGRVIIQDHVEIGANTTVDRGTMDDTVIGEGTKIDNLVQIGHNVRIGRYCGIVSQVGIAGSTRIGDGVMIGGNAGVNGHITIGDGAQIAAMSGVASDVPAGERYGGIPARPMRDFLREIAEIAMRSSERHKKKGGKDE, from the coding sequence ATGGAACAGAACTGGTTTTTTCCGCCCCATCAAGGGATTCGTCTGGGTGACCTCGCGGATCGGCTTGGGGCGGAACTCTCTGATGCCGGCGCGGCCGATCGCACCATCCATACGGTGGCACCGGTCTATCGCGCCAAGTCCGGCGACATTTGCTACATGCTGTCGCGCAAGAGCCGGGATGAATTCGAGAGCTGCCAGGCTTCCGCGATCATCTGCGACAAGGCCGTCGCCTCGATCGTTCCGGGCCATATTCCCGTTCTCCTGACCCAGAAGCCGCATACGGCCTTCGCGCTCGCCGGCGCGTTGCTGCACGGTGAGGCACTGCGTCCATCGTTCAACACCAGCGGGCGGGGTATTGCGCCCGGAGCCTTCGTCGACCCGACGGCGCGACTCGAGCCTGGAGTCGAGATAGAGCCGACGGCGGTCGTCGGTGCCGGTGCGGAGATCGGCAGCGGCACGCGGATCGCCGCCGGTGCGGTCATCGGCCCCCGTGTTCGGATCGGCAGGGATTGCACGATCTCGGCCGGCGCCAGCATCCTCTGTGCGCTGATCGGCAACAATGTCATCATTCATCCCGGCGCGCGCATCGGTCAGGACGGCTTCGGCTATGCACCTGGTCCGAAGGGCGGGATGATCAAGATCGTTCAGGTCGGCCGCGTGATCATCCAGGACCATGTGGAGATCGGAGCCAATACGACGGTCGATCGGGGCACGATGGACGACACGGTGATCGGCGAGGGCACGAAGATCGATAATCTCGTGCAGATCGGTCACAACGTCCGCATCGGCCGCTACTGCGGCATCGTCAGCCAGGTCGGCATCGCCGGCAGCACACGCATCGGCGACGGCGTAATGATCGGCGGCAATGCCGGCGTCAACGGACACATCACGATTGGAGATGGAGCACAGATCGCCGCGATGAGCGGTGTGGCGAGCGACGTTCCGGCGGGTGAGCGATACGGCGGAATTCCGGCGCGGCCGATGCGCGACTTCCTGCGGGAGATCGCGGAAATCGCCATGCGCTCAAGCGAAAGGCATAAGAAAAAGGGTGGCAAGGATGAATGA
- the fabZ gene encoding 3-hydroxyacyl-ACP dehydratase FabZ, translated as MNDAATVLGTADLQEILRLLPHRYPFLLVDRIIEIDDDNSAIGIKNVTANEPHFTGHFPEKPIMPGVLLIEGMAQTAGAICARKTGIGSNLVYFMTIDNARFRKPVVPGDRVEFHVTKQKQRGNIWKFHCDAKVDGQLVAEADIGAMIVSKEDA; from the coding sequence ATGAATGACGCTGCGACAGTTCTCGGCACGGCAGACCTTCAGGAGATCCTCAGACTTCTTCCCCACCGCTATCCGTTCCTGCTCGTCGACCGCATCATCGAGATCGATGACGACAATTCGGCGATAGGCATCAAGAACGTGACGGCGAACGAGCCGCATTTCACCGGCCATTTCCCGGAAAAGCCGATCATGCCGGGCGTGCTGCTGATCGAGGGCATGGCCCAGACGGCGGGTGCCATCTGCGCACGCAAAACGGGCATCGGCAGCAATCTCGTCTACTTCATGACGATCGACAACGCGCGCTTCCGCAAGCCCGTGGTGCCGGGCGACCGTGTCGAGTTCCATGTCACCAAGCAGAAGCAGCGGGGCAATATCTGGAAGTTTCACTGTGACGCAAAAGTTGACGGGCAACTTGTCGCGGAAGCTGATATCGGCGCGATGATTGTCAGCAAGGAAGACGCCTGA
- the lpxA gene encoding acyl-ACP--UDP-N-acetylglucosamine O-acyltransferase produces MNMIASSAKIHPASVVEDGAVIGENVKVGPFCHIGPNAVLGDDIELLSHVVVIGRTTIGKGTKIFPGAVIGGDSQSVHHSAVDTTLVIGENCTIREGVTMNTGTVEHGGTTIVGNNNLFLAYSHVAHDCRLGNNIILSNNVMLAGHVTVEDRAILGGGSAVHQFTRVGKQAFIGGLSAVSYDVIPYGMLNGNPGVLSGLNVVGMTRAGIDRPVIHAVRRCYKQIFEGPESIRANAAAIRGEYLDCPPALEILDFIVAESDRALSSPNRGGKG; encoded by the coding sequence CTGAACATGATTGCATCAAGTGCCAAGATCCACCCGGCGTCCGTGGTCGAAGACGGCGCGGTGATCGGCGAGAACGTCAAGGTCGGCCCGTTTTGCCATATCGGGCCGAACGCCGTTCTAGGCGACGATATCGAGCTCCTGAGTCATGTGGTCGTGATCGGGCGCACGACGATCGGCAAGGGCACGAAGATCTTCCCCGGGGCGGTCATCGGCGGTGATTCCCAGAGCGTGCATCACAGCGCCGTGGATACGACTCTCGTAATCGGCGAGAACTGCACGATCCGCGAAGGCGTAACGATGAATACCGGCACCGTCGAACACGGCGGGACGACCATCGTCGGCAACAACAACCTGTTCCTCGCCTATTCGCATGTGGCGCATGACTGCCGGCTCGGGAACAACATCATCCTGTCGAACAACGTGATGCTTGCCGGTCATGTGACCGTCGAGGATCGCGCCATTCTCGGCGGCGGCTCGGCCGTTCATCAGTTCACCCGGGTCGGCAAGCAGGCCTTTATCGGCGGGCTGTCGGCCGTCAGCTACGACGTCATTCCCTATGGCATGCTCAACGGCAACCCGGGCGTGCTGAGCGGCCTCAACGTCGTCGGCATGACGCGCGCCGGCATCGATCGCCCGGTCATCCATGCGGTGCGCCGCTGCTACAAGCAGATCTTCGAGGGACCGGAATCGATCCGCGCCAACGCGGCTGCGATTCGCGGCGAATATCTCGACTGCCCGCCGGCTTTGGAGATTCTCGATTTCATCGTTGCGGAAAGCGACCGCGCACTTTCATCGCCCAATCGCGGCGGTAAGGGTTGA
- a CDS encoding LpxI family protein, whose protein sequence is MAASHLPRSSGRLAIIAGAGALPHHVAEAARRQGEDPFVIALSREADGDWSGFDHATLAIGDFAAISKAFAAEGIDRVVLSGSVQRRPDWRDIRPTLKTLAKVPSVLRTLVSGGDDAVLRMAMDLIEASGARVIGAHEVVPDLLAKAGSIGEHAPADEDRRDIEAGIAAANALGALDVGQGAVAVGGRVVALEGAEGTDAMLARVAELKADGRLSSRRRGVLVKLCKPQQDERADLPSIGPSTVAGAAAAGLAGIAVEAGRALVLERSTVIETANRRGLFVLGIERDARERAR, encoded by the coding sequence ATGGCCGCGTCGCACCTGCCGCGCAGCAGCGGCAGGCTTGCCATCATTGCCGGCGCCGGTGCGCTTCCCCACCATGTTGCAGAGGCGGCCCGCAGGCAGGGCGAAGATCCGTTCGTCATAGCGCTTTCGCGAGAGGCGGATGGCGACTGGAGCGGCTTCGACCACGCGACGCTGGCCATCGGCGACTTCGCCGCGATCAGCAAAGCCTTTGCGGCGGAGGGGATCGATCGGGTCGTGCTATCCGGATCGGTCCAAAGGCGGCCAGATTGGCGCGACATCCGGCCGACGCTGAAAACGCTCGCAAAAGTACCGAGTGTCCTGAGGACGCTGGTATCCGGCGGCGATGATGCCGTGCTGCGCATGGCGATGGATCTTATCGAGGCAAGCGGCGCCCGAGTGATCGGCGCGCACGAGGTGGTTCCCGATCTGCTTGCCAAAGCCGGCTCCATCGGAGAACACGCGCCGGCGGACGAGGATCGGCGCGACATCGAGGCGGGGATTGCCGCCGCCAACGCGCTCGGAGCGCTTGACGTCGGGCAGGGCGCCGTCGCCGTCGGGGGCAGGGTGGTGGCCCTGGAGGGCGCCGAAGGAACGGACGCAATGCTGGCGCGGGTCGCCGAACTCAAGGCCGATGGCCGCCTATCGAGCCGCCGTCGCGGCGTTCTCGTCAAGCTCTGCAAACCGCAGCAGGACGAACGGGCCGATCTCCCGTCGATCGGGCCCTCGACCGTGGCAGGCGCCGCCGCCGCGGGGCTCGCCGGCATAGCGGTCGAGGCCGGGCGTGCACTGGTCCTCGAACGGTCGACCGTTATCGAGACGGCGAACCGCCGCGGCCTCTTCGTTCTTGGAATCGAGCGCGACGCCCGGGAGCGGGCGCGATGA
- the lpxB gene encoding lipid-A-disaccharide synthase has translation MNGRKYRLAVIAGEVSGDLLGADLVRTLKGRMGAPIELVGVGGDALEAEGLVSLFDYSELSIMGFSQVLARLPKLLLRIRQTARAIVAARPDALVIIDSPDFTHRVARQVRDAMPDMPIIDYVCPSVWAWKPERAPRMLGYVDHVLAVLPFEPAVMATLGGPPTSYVGHRLASDANLLAVREHRRQRLQTGRGQGGKTCLLLPGSRASEISRLLPAFAEAVAEIAARNPGTRFLLPTVPRQEHRVRELTASWKIQPEITVDPEMKWRAFGEADAAIAASGTVILELALAGVPVVSTYRADWLVTLLHEKIRIWTAALPNLIADFPIVPEYFNKAIRPGTLTRWFERLSSDTPQRAAMLDGFALVQQRMATDSPPGEKAAEIVMNFLQKKKPGQS, from the coding sequence ATGAACGGCCGGAAATATCGGCTGGCGGTGATAGCCGGGGAGGTTTCCGGAGATCTGCTCGGCGCCGATCTGGTGCGGACGCTCAAGGGGCGGATGGGCGCGCCGATCGAACTCGTCGGCGTCGGCGGCGATGCGCTGGAGGCCGAGGGACTTGTCTCGCTGTTCGACTACAGCGAACTGTCGATCATGGGCTTCTCGCAGGTCCTGGCGCGTCTGCCGAAGCTTCTTTTGCGCATCAGACAAACGGCCCGCGCCATCGTGGCGGCGCGCCCGGATGCGCTCGTCATCATCGACAGCCCCGATTTTACCCATCGCGTCGCGCGGCAGGTGCGCGACGCAATGCCGGACATGCCGATCATCGACTATGTCTGTCCGAGCGTCTGGGCCTGGAAGCCCGAGCGGGCGCCCCGGATGCTCGGCTATGTCGACCATGTGCTTGCCGTGCTTCCCTTCGAGCCGGCGGTGATGGCGACGCTCGGCGGCCCGCCGACCAGCTATGTCGGCCACCGGCTGGCGTCGGACGCCAACCTGCTCGCGGTTCGGGAACACCGGCGTCAGAGGCTGCAAACGGGGCGGGGGCAAGGGGGCAAGACCTGCCTGCTGCTTCCGGGATCGCGCGCGAGCGAAATCAGCCGCCTGCTGCCGGCTTTCGCGGAGGCCGTTGCGGAGATTGCTGCACGCAACCCGGGCACGCGTTTCCTGCTGCCGACCGTCCCGCGCCAGGAACATCGCGTGCGGGAATTGACCGCATCCTGGAAAATCCAGCCGGAAATAACCGTTGATCCGGAAATGAAGTGGCGGGCATTCGGCGAGGCGGACGCGGCAATCGCGGCGTCAGGCACGGTCATCCTCGAATTGGCGCTCGCGGGTGTCCCGGTCGTTTCGACCTATCGTGCGGACTGGCTCGTCACGCTCCTCCATGAAAAGATCCGGATATGGACGGCGGCACTGCCGAACCTCATCGCAGACTTTCCGATTGTTCCCGAATATTTCAACAAGGCCATTCGGCCAGGGACACTGACGCGCTGGTTCGAGAGGCTATCGAGCGACACGCCGCAGCGCGCTGCGATGCTCGATGGCTTCGCTCTCGTGCAGCAGCGCATGGCGACCGACAGCCCTCCGGGCGAGAAAGCGGCGGAAATCGTCATGAACTTTCTCCAAAAGAAAAAGCCCGGCCAGTCCTGA
- the gltA gene encoding citrate synthase has protein sequence MSGTSATISIDGKAADLPVRSGSIGPDVVDIGSLYKQTKMFTYDPGFTSTASCESKITYIDGDEGVLLHRGYPIEQLADHGDFLEVCYLLLYGELPTKAQKDDFDYRVTHHTMIHEQMSRFFTGFRRDAHPMAVMCGCVGALSAFYHDSTDITDPHQRMVASLRMIAKMPTIAAMAYKYHIGQPFVYPKNDLDYASNFLRMCFAVPCEEYVVNPVLSRAMDRIFILHADHEQNASTSTVRLAGSSGANPFACIAAGIACLWGPAHGGANEAALNMLAEIGSVDRIPEYIAKAKDKNDPFRLMGFGHRVYKNYDPRAKIMQKTTHEVLAELGHKDDPLLEVAMELERIALTDEYFIEKKLYPNIDFYSGITLKALGFPTTMFTVLFALARTVGWIAQWNEMIEDPEQRIGRPRQLYIGAPLRDYVPISKR, from the coding sequence ATGTCAGGAACAAGCGCGACAATCTCAATCGATGGAAAAGCAGCGGACCTGCCAGTGAGATCGGGATCGATCGGCCCGGACGTGGTGGATATCGGCTCGCTTTACAAGCAGACCAAGATGTTTACCTACGACCCTGGCTTCACGTCAACGGCATCGTGTGAATCCAAGATCACCTATATCGACGGCGACGAGGGCGTGCTGCTGCATCGCGGCTACCCGATCGAACAGTTGGCCGATCACGGCGACTTCCTGGAAGTCTGCTATCTTCTTCTGTACGGCGAACTGCCGACGAAGGCGCAGAAGGACGACTTCGACTATCGCGTGACGCATCACACGATGATTCACGAACAGATGTCGCGGTTCTTCACCGGCTTCCGCCGCGACGCTCACCCGATGGCCGTCATGTGCGGCTGCGTCGGCGCTTTGTCGGCCTTCTATCACGACTCTACCGACATCACCGACCCGCATCAGCGCATGGTCGCGTCGCTGCGCATGATCGCCAAGATGCCGACAATTGCGGCAATGGCCTACAAGTACCACATCGGCCAGCCCTTCGTTTACCCGAAGAACGACCTCGACTACGCCTCGAACTTCCTGCGCATGTGCTTTGCCGTGCCCTGCGAGGAATATGTGGTGAACCCTGTCCTGTCGCGGGCGATGGATCGCATCTTCATCCTGCACGCTGACCACGAGCAGAACGCCTCGACCTCGACCGTGCGTCTCGCCGGCTCGTCGGGCGCAAACCCGTTCGCCTGCATCGCCGCCGGCATTGCCTGCCTCTGGGGTCCCGCGCACGGCGGCGCCAACGAAGCGGCCCTCAACATGCTCGCCGAGATCGGCTCGGTCGACCGTATCCCGGAATATATCGCCAAGGCGAAGGACAAGAACGATCCGTTCCGCCTGATGGGCTTCGGCCACCGCGTCTACAAGAACTATGATCCGCGCGCCAAGATCATGCAGAAGACGACCCATGAGGTGCTCGCTGAGCTCGGCCACAAGGACGATCCGCTCCTGGAAGTCGCGATGGAACTCGAGCGCATCGCGCTGACGGACGAGTACTTCATTGAAAAGAAGCTCTATCCGAACATCGACTTCTATTCCGGCATCACGCTGAAGGCGCTGGGTTTCCCCACCACGATGTTCACGGTGCTCTTCGCGCTTGCCCGCACCGTTGGGTGGATCGCCCAGTGGAACGAGATGATCGAGGATCCGGAACAGCGCATCGGGCGTCCGCGTCAGCTCTATATCGGCGCGCCGCTGCGCGACTACGTGCCGATCTCCAAGCGTTGA